Proteins from a single region of Hordeum vulgare subsp. vulgare chromosome 6H, MorexV3_pseudomolecules_assembly, whole genome shotgun sequence:
- the LOC123401846 gene encoding specifically androgen-regulated gene protein-like isoform X3, with protein MAPARPLLSLPSRSTSTSSRLVLHHDQAAPSAHALPPTISIARTPAASGPAVGTSSPGSSSPCHGAQARGSRSFVGRLQHRERGPSPAPASNVCSTSSPAPEPPLEQFCSPLSSSPQARPRRRCPAPETNLSSGRACEQLLEPPRRPVSRRGAHPWPPLHVAAPD; from the exons ATGGCTCCAGCTCGACCCCTCCTGTCGTTGCCATCCAGGAGCACCTCAACCTCCTCCCGCCTCGTTCTTCACCACGACCAGGCAGCCCCAAGTGCGCATGCCTTGCCTCCGACCATCTCCATAGCCCGCACCCCTGCAGCTTCGGGACCAGCAGTGGGCACCAGCTCACCGGGATCGT CGTCCccatgtcatggtgcccaagctcGTGGCTCCCGGAGCTTCGTCGGACGCCTCCAGCACCGGGAACGAGGTCCCTCGCCCGCGCCTGCCTCCAACGTGTGTTCCACGAGCtcccctgcacccgagcctccccTCGAGCAGTTCTGCAGTCCCCTGTCGAGCTCGCCCCAAGCTCgaccccgccgccgctgcccagCACCTGAGACCAACCTCTCCTCTGGCCGTGCCTGCGAGCAGCTGCTGGAgccgccgcgccgccccgtcAGCCGACGAG GAGCTCACCCGTGGCCTCCCCTGCACGTCGCCGCCCCGGATTGA
- the LOC123401846 gene encoding uncharacterized protein LOC123401846 isoform X2: MAPARPLLSLPSRSTSTSSRLVLHHDQAAPSAHALPPTISIARTPAASGPAVGTSSPGSSSPCHGAQARGSRSFVGRLQHRERGPSPAPASNVCSTSSPAPEPPLEQFCSPLSSSPQARPRRRCPAPETNLSSGRACEQLLEPPRRPVSRRGLSQELTRGLPCTSPPRIDLAPRSSSLGQEHLVVLDLAAVGDQH; encoded by the exons ATGGCTCCAGCTCGACCCCTCCTGTCGTTGCCATCCAGGAGCACCTCAACCTCCTCCCGCCTCGTTCTTCACCACGACCAGGCAGCCCCAAGTGCGCATGCCTTGCCTCCGACCATCTCCATAGCCCGCACCCCTGCAGCTTCGGGACCAGCAGTGGGCACCAGCTCACCGGGATCGT CGTCCccatgtcatggtgcccaagctcGTGGCTCCCGGAGCTTCGTCGGACGCCTCCAGCACCGGGAACGAGGTCCCTCGCCCGCGCCTGCCTCCAACGTGTGTTCCACGAGCtcccctgcacccgagcctccccTCGAGCAGTTCTGCAGTCCCCTGTCGAGCTCGCCCCAAGCTCgaccccgccgccgctgcccagCACCTGAGACCAACCTCTCCTCTGGCCGTGCCTGCGAGCAGCTGCTGGAgccgccgcgccgccccgtcAGCCGACGAG GTCTCTCTCAGGAGCTCACCCGTGGCCTCCCCTGCACGTCGCCGCCCCGGATTGACCTAGCCCCGAGGTCCTCGTCGCTGGGCCAGGAGCACCTCGTCGTCCTAGACCTCGCCGCCGTCGGGGACCAGCACTGA
- the LOC123401846 gene encoding proline-rich receptor-like protein kinase PERK14 isoform X1 codes for MAPARPLLSLPSRSTSTSSRLVLHHDQAAPSAHALPPTISIARTPAASGPAVGTSSPGSSSPCHGAQARGSRSFVGRLQHRERGPSPAPASNVCSTSSPAPEPPLEQFCSPLSSSPQARPRRRCPAPETNLSSGRACEQLLEPPRRPVSRRGPGRASPLALSSPPSILPLLSLISAGLSQELTRGLPCTSPPRIDLAPRSSSLGQEHLVVLDLAAVGDQH; via the exons ATGGCTCCAGCTCGACCCCTCCTGTCGTTGCCATCCAGGAGCACCTCAACCTCCTCCCGCCTCGTTCTTCACCACGACCAGGCAGCCCCAAGTGCGCATGCCTTGCCTCCGACCATCTCCATAGCCCGCACCCCTGCAGCTTCGGGACCAGCAGTGGGCACCAGCTCACCGGGATCGT CGTCCccatgtcatggtgcccaagctcGTGGCTCCCGGAGCTTCGTCGGACGCCTCCAGCACCGGGAACGAGGTCCCTCGCCCGCGCCTGCCTCCAACGTGTGTTCCACGAGCtcccctgcacccgagcctccccTCGAGCAGTTCTGCAGTCCCCTGTCGAGCTCGCCCCAAGCTCgaccccgccgccgctgcccagCACCTGAGACCAACCTCTCCTCTGGCCGTGCCTGCGAGCAGCTGCTGGAgccgccgcgccgccccgtcAGCCGACGAGGTCCTGGCCGCGCCTCCCCCCTTGCCCTTTCTTCTCCTCCCTCTATTTTACCTCTGCTCTCTCTAATCTCTGCAGGTCTCTCTCAGGAGCTCACCCGTGGCCTCCCCTGCACGTCGCCGCCCCGGATTGACCTAGCCCCGAGGTCCTCGTCGCTGGGCCAGGAGCACCTCGTCGTCCTAGACCTCGCCGCCGTCGGGGACCAGCACTGA
- the LOC123401846 gene encoding uncharacterized protein LOC123401846 isoform X4, which translates to MVPKLVAPGASSDASSTGNEVPRPRLPPTCVPRAPLHPSLPSSSSAVPCRARPKLDPAAAAQHLRPTSPLAVPASSCWSRRAAPSADEELTRGLPCTSPPRIDLAPRSSSLGQEHLVVLDLAAVGDQH; encoded by the exons atggtgcccaagctcGTGGCTCCCGGAGCTTCGTCGGACGCCTCCAGCACCGGGAACGAGGTCCCTCGCCCGCGCCTGCCTCCAACGTGTGTTCCACGAGCtcccctgcacccgagcctccccTCGAGCAGTTCTGCAGTCCCCTGTCGAGCTCGCCCCAAGCTCgaccccgccgccgctgcccagCACCTGAGACCAACCTCTCCTCTGGCCGTGCCTGCGAGCAGCTGCTGGAgccgccgcgccgccccgtcAGCCGACGAG GAGCTCACCCGTGGCCTCCCCTGCACGTCGCCGCCCCGGATTGACCTAGCCCCGAGGTCCTCGTCGCTGGGCCAGGAGCACCTCGTCGTCCTAGACCTCGCCGCCGTCGGGGACCAGCACTGA
- the LOC123403485 gene encoding uncharacterized protein LOC123403485, which produces MYIMEQFYDYRMTAERFVVEQTHEIQSFARELEHFNCILPDKFVAGGIITKLPPSWKNFATLLKHKRQEFSVPDLIGTLDVEEKARAKDTRARGTEGGSSINLVQKKKFRPHNFKNKGKFDGKGKFDGNNEASQHTNFKKNTDKKKGVCHIYGDLDHWVPSCPNHYDKRQHGKGGKTANVVIGDTNVKDVGPQGLPPC; this is translated from the exons atgtacatcatggaacaattctatgactacaggatgactgCAGAGCGCTTCGTGGTTGAGCAAACTCACGAAatacagtcatttgcaagagaacttgagcatttcaatTGCATTCTACCGGACaagtttgttgccggaggcatcatcactaaacttcctccttcgtggaagaactttgctaccttactgaagcataagaggcaggagttttccgttccggatctcattggtactcttgatgtggaagaaaaggcgagagcaaaagacacacgtgctcgagGTACTGAGGGAGGATCCAGTATcaatctggtacagaagaaaaaattccggccccacaatttcaagaacaagggcaagtttgatggtaagGGAAAGTTTGATGGGAATAATGAGGCTTCGcagcacaccaacttcaagaagaacactgacaagaagaaaggtgtttgtcataTCTATGGAGATCTTGATCATTGGGTACCCAGCTGCCCTAACCattatgacaagcgtcaacatgggaaaggcggcaagaccgctaatgttgtcattggtGACACTAACGTGAaggatgttgg ACCACAGGGACTTCCACCATGCTGA